A stretch of the Chitinophaga sp. Cy-1792 genome encodes the following:
- a CDS encoding glycosyltransferase family 39 protein encodes MKTPFTNLIGYIKTDRWILLSICIIAALRFSFIGLMGLMPQDAYYYFYGQHLALSYFDHPPAIALIMRGFGEVFGRHAWVIKLADTVITSLTIFAFYHLAKKFLSRHKAWNALLAIYSTLMVTILSLVTTPDVPLMLCWTVSLLCLYNVIFEKRSFWWIWAGLAMGAAFDSKYTAIFLPAGTILFLLLSRPHRKWLISPWFYLSVIIFIVAISPVIIWNVNNDFASFRFQSSERAHDIALNWLDVLGVIGHQSAILLPALFFGLLYYLWKLLRKYGLKWWKLSDRTLWLLCFFLPVFLGFLVISPIYWVKLNWMMPGYITAIIWIGPWLTRKFLRVQWIISLIVHLALAVEILCYPVPVKSDDTWMGWADFGKQVAVIQSNYPDDFIFSADDYKTSAMLNFYLGRMVYSQEILGRRALEFDFIGTDLEKLRGRNAIFINSLTDVTDDVDELKFTEDLKPYFSSITQLPPVIVTRNGRVVRKFLVFRCSNYQPPHTY; translated from the coding sequence ATGAAGACGCCCTTTACTAACCTGATTGGGTATATTAAAACTGATCGCTGGATATTATTATCCATCTGTATAATAGCTGCACTACGTTTCTCTTTTATTGGACTGATGGGACTAATGCCGCAGGATGCCTACTATTATTTTTACGGGCAGCATCTTGCATTATCCTACTTCGATCATCCACCCGCCATCGCCCTCATTATGCGCGGCTTCGGCGAAGTATTCGGACGCCATGCCTGGGTAATCAAGCTGGCTGATACCGTTATCACTTCTCTGACAATCTTCGCTTTCTATCATCTTGCTAAAAAATTCCTGAGCAGACATAAAGCATGGAATGCCTTACTGGCTATTTACTCCACATTGATGGTGACTATTTTATCGCTGGTGACTACACCCGATGTACCATTAATGTTGTGCTGGACAGTTTCGCTGCTATGTTTATATAATGTCATTTTTGAAAAGAGATCATTTTGGTGGATATGGGCAGGACTGGCTATGGGTGCTGCTTTTGATAGTAAGTACACCGCCATTTTTCTTCCCGCCGGAACAATTTTATTCTTACTGTTGTCCAGACCGCACCGGAAGTGGCTAATTTCGCCCTGGTTTTATTTATCGGTGATTATATTTATTGTAGCAATTTCACCGGTGATTATTTGGAATGTGAATAACGATTTTGCATCCTTCAGATTTCAGTCCTCAGAAAGAGCGCATGACATCGCATTAAACTGGCTGGATGTTTTGGGAGTCATAGGACACCAGTCTGCAATTTTATTGCCGGCGCTGTTTTTTGGTTTGCTGTATTATCTCTGGAAACTATTGAGAAAATACGGGCTGAAATGGTGGAAGCTGTCAGACAGGACATTATGGTTGTTATGTTTCTTTTTGCCTGTTTTTCTGGGTTTTCTGGTGATTTCACCAATTTATTGGGTAAAGCTGAACTGGATGATGCCCGGTTATATCACCGCTATCATCTGGATCGGGCCCTGGCTTACGAGAAAGTTTCTGCGCGTTCAGTGGATCATATCATTAATTGTTCACCTGGCGCTGGCAGTAGAAATATTATGCTATCCCGTACCGGTTAAGTCTGACGACACCTGGATGGGATGGGCAGATTTTGGAAAACAGGTAGCTGTAATCCAGTCAAATTATCCTGATGATTTTATTTTTTCGGCAGATGACTATAAAACCAGTGCGATGCTCAACTTTTACCTGGGCAGAATGGTTTATTCTCAGGAGATACTTGGGAGAAGAGCGTTGGAATTTGATTTTATAGGTACTGATCTTGAAAAGTTAAGAGGCAGGAATGCAATTTTTATTAACTCGCTTACTGACGTAACGGATGATGTGGATGAGTTGAAATTTACTGAGGATCTGAAACCGTATTTCAGCAGTATCACACAGTTGCCGCCTGTAATTGTTACGCGCAATGGCCGTGTGGTACGCAAATTCCTGGTATTCCGATGCAGTAATTACCAGCCGCCGCATACATATTGA